TGGTGATCTGTGTGTTCTTGGTCATCCTCATCCCTCAGCACAGCAATATGATTAAATCTATGCTTGATAGTTGCTTTAGCTTGAAAGTACTTGGTGTTTGCCTCCCCCATTTTGATGTTTCTGATGATGGCTCTCTGTTTCCAATATATTGCTGCTCATTAATAAGTTTCAAATGCTTAATCAGAATCTTTCTGCCATTAGTTTCCTCAATAGACAGGTCCCTTAATTCCTCAATAACATCATAAAAGAGGATCATGTAGTTGATGTTCTGAATAATTTGCTTGTGGTTTGAGAAAGTTTTGGCCCAGTTCTTCAAACCTTTCCTTAGCCTCTTGAATTTTGCAGCAATGTTTTTGGCACTATCCTCTTCATGAACATCTTGCTCCCAGATGTTCCTTACCACATCCTTGAATTGAGGGTGTTTCAGCCAGTAATTCTCAAATTTGAAAACCTGTGCTTTAGGAATGCAGGTACCCACTTGAATAACAATGGGGATGTGATCTGAGGTGGTTTTGGCAAGAGGGATGGCTTGAGTGGAAGGGAACATGAGGGTCCAAGCTTCAGAAGTGAAGCACCAGTCCAATTTTTCCAAAAGTGGAGCATCCTGCATATTGCTCCAAGTGAATTTTCTGCCTTCCAGTGGAATTTCAACAAGTGCTTGGTTGTTGATTGCTTCATTAAATAAGAGCATGTCATTCAGGTTGCCTCCATCTCTATTTCTGTTATGAGGATATCTGATGTAGTTAAAATCACCTAGTACTAGCCAGTTGACATCATCTCCCACATGAAATTCCTTAAACCAATCAAGGAAAACAGTTCTTGCATCCTGCTGACAGGGTCCATAGATGTTGGTGAGTTTCCACATAGTCCCAGACAGCTTACAGGTGAACTTAATGGTCAAAGAGAAATCATTTAGGTGTTCCAACTGTCCTGAGAAAAGATTGTCATTCCAGGCAATCAGTAATCCTCCAGAAGCACCAATGGAAGGGAGAAATTCGAATTTGGAGATGTACTTGGGACAGAATTTTCGAATATATGAAGTGTCAAATAACTCTCTCTTAGTTTCCTGGAGGCATAGAATGGAGCAATTGGATTCAGCAATTTTATTAGATAGAGCATCCCATTTCTTTGGGTCATTGATACCCCTAATGTTCCAATTCAAGATATTCCAATTTCTCTTCATGATGATTATAGAAAACTGAGAGTAGAAGGGAGGGAAGTTGAGTTGTGCAATGTGATTGACAGCGGATAAATATCTGATCAACCAAGATAAGCAGGAGAGAGTGGATAACTTCGGTCCATAGAGTCATACCATACTGGAATCTCATACATTTAGTCTGATCCATAGAAACCAAAGCTAGTAAGACCCAAATATACATCACAGAGACAAAAATCCTCATCCCAAAAGTTCAGATACCAGCACTGACAAAGAGACCAACTAATTACTGCCCGCTCTTCGCACTAATGGTCCCTTCCTTGGACATGTTGCCCCCCTCCTTGGATTTGCTTGTCCCCTCCTTTGCCTTGGCAGCAACCTTGGGTTTCTTGATCTTAGTGGTAAGCTTCTCTTCTGTAGTTTCCTGGGCATTGACCTTGCAATAAGCAGTGTTCAGATTTTTAATAACTTACGCAGGCAATGGAGGTGGGAAATAGTGACAAGCTAAACAATCCTTATCCATGCAAACAGACTTCTTATAACCCTTATTGAGTTTTTGGAGACGGCAACTCCTCCTTACCTCTGTCTCCACCAGTGGCCCCTTGTCCTTCCTCTTCCTGTTGTGATGAATAGCAGAGGTGGATGATGACATGATATCCTGTGAGCCACACAACACACTAGGTGTATTCTCCTGATCCTGAGAAGTTACCAAGATACCAGAGAGAGTAGAGCTGTCAGGGCATGAGTTTGGCAAGGCAAAAGGTAGACAGAGCTCCTCCTTCTTGCTTTGAGAGATAATATCCCAAACTTTGGAAGTAATGAACTGTTTTGCCCATTCGTACTTCTCAGGAGAAAGGAAAGTAACAGACAGGAAATTAACCCAGTCAACTGGTACCTGAATGATGTCCTTACTGGTAGCTGTAGGTGCAAAATGTTTGGACCATATTTGAGCTCCTTCCTTTCCAAGGTACTTCTCAGCAGTACCAATGGCAATCTCATGGACAGTGGGAGAGGGTAGGCCTGTCTCTGAGATAATCAAGTGATCAGAtttaaacataggaataggaaaacCTGGAGGGGCAGAAACATCAGAAGAAGAGGATTCACCTTGCCCTTCAGCATAATTCATGGGATCTGATTGAGTAAGCATCATGTGAGCTGAATAATCATTGTGCTGATTGGTAACAGGGGGGTGAGATTGCATAGTTGGGTTGATATCCTCCCTGCTGATAATAGGAGCAACTTGGTTTTGTAGCACAGGTAGAGTGGCCTCCAATTGAGCAGCTTCCACAGTAAAAGCTTCAACTAGAGGTTTAACCAGTTCATCAGAGTTGACCACCTCATTGATAAGGTTAGGTTTTGGAGGCATGGAGCTCTCAAAATGCATGGGATCTACCATGTGGGAGATGAGGGCCACAGAGTGATTATTTAGGATggctgagagatgcagatcttcAAGTGGCTGCACAGCCAGGTTCATCTCCTCAAGAACTGCCACTGTGGGAAGATCCTGGGCCATGATGGGCCCAACAGGTTCCTCAGGCCCAGTCTGTCCAATATCAGCATTCAAATCAGGTAGCAGAGGGTCAAGCGGCGCCAATGGCCCAACAACAGAGTTAGCCGTTTCAGCACTAATATTTGGTGGCACATCTGAGACAGTGACATTACTGTTAGCTGGTAGCTGCTCAACCTCAGGATGGACATATTTCTCTTCCATGGGCTCCATCAGATCATGTAAGTGCAAAAATTCTCCATCATGCAATTCCTGGTCAGCAAGTTCTTGTTCTGCCGGCATGGCCCAGTGTCCCCATCCAGGAAGCTCCGCCATATCCTCCTCCTCATCAACCTGAATTCCTAACTGAAGATCCAAAATCGGGTTCTGAACTGGTGCTTGTACTGCATCTTGCTCATGGAATTGCAGTGGTCCCAGAAAGTGATTATGCTGGTTCTGATGGAAATGAGCCTGAGCAGGGACTGGGTGTGGGTTACCAAATGCAGGGATCGGGTCCTCATCAGGTGCTTCTCTTCCTAATGAAGTGTCTTGCAGAATCACCACAGGTACCGAGAGGGTAGCAGTATCATCTCCTTCTCCAATAGCGATGCTGGAAGGAATATCTCTCAGTTCTTCCACCTTTATTTTGACCATAAGATTTGCCCGAGTACTCCTGTTTCTATCCCACATCACAAACTTGCCAAACTTACTGATAGCATTGCTAATCTCATGAATGCTGCGACGGTCCAAAGGAAATCCACATAACAAAATCCACACCTCTCTGCTAAGATTGAGTTTGCGCCAATTCAGTCCTTGATTATGTTTCTCAAAAATGACATGCACATCAGTGAAGGGGTGCGGGCTGCTGTTCACTAATTCATCCCGATCAAACACACTATCAAACTTGATGTAGGCTTGTCCAAATGGGCAGGGTGAAATCTCAGAAAATCTCAGGTGCTTAACATCAGTAAGAAACTCAGAGAGTACCTCGCGAACAGTAGCAAACTGAACCGGCAGGTTGGGCATCGGCACGATGGTAGCAATGGCCCATTCTTCATGCGCCGCTGGTACCGCTCCAGTCAGGATACGAATGCGCGCCGGCCTACCCGCGACGTCGACGCGGTGGTGACCGGTAGGGATGAAGGGGCTCGGGTCGAACGGGAAGGCCGCCATGGATTGTGCGGATGAGGGGGAAGAAGAGTGGATTGCGAGGCGGAGAGGAGGGGAATGAGCACTGTCTTGGATGGTCGCAGCTCTCAATCTTTGGGCGATGGATGGAGTGGCAGGATTGTAATGGCGGATGTCCGCTCCGGCGGAAATCGAGGCGTCTCCTCTGTTCTCTTGGTAGGCAGGGGTAATGACTGACCCTCTGACTAGCTGATTAGTCTCATTCGCGGCAACAGTGGTGATTTGCCTCGGAATCATTAGATTCGGTGTCGCGTTGGATGTGGGCTGAGACGGCAGGGTGGGGTGCCTAGTGGGCTGTAGGATTGGGCTTGAGCTGGGCTGTTTAGCAGAGAAACAGTCCCGGGCGATGTGGCCCCAACGCTTACAGTTTCTACATTTAATCCTATTAGTGCAGCTGGGCCTGAGATGACCATGCATGAGGCACCTGACgcagtaaagcccattaaacgcGGTTTGAATGGGCGGATTGCCCGCCCTCTCATAACTATCCTTGAATGGTTCCGGGCGACGATCACGGTCGGAAGGATGAACTGTATGCTGCTGGTGTGATCGAGCTGGAGATCTGATCGGGGTGGGAGCATGCTGGATGTACGAAGTGGGTGTACGAAGAGCCTGAAGGTAAGATTTTCTAGGGTGATCACGGAAGACATGAGTCCATGCATCTTCCTTCTCTTGGAGATATTGATCAAGTTCCCAGGAAGAATTAGGGCCTCCAGATCCCCATAGGAGAAAGTTGATATTGAGAAGAGGTAGAGAGATGTTACCTCCTTTTATGATAGAGAAACCAACTTCTTTGGATGAAACCGAGAACCGAAAAGACCAATTTTGAAGCAATTGAACCTTGAACAGGGATGCCCGGCCACCGAAACAGGACAGGAGGATCGTGGCAACAGATTCCACCGTGAGCCTGATTCGCGAACGGGTGAACTCAGCAACTAAAATGAATTCCTCCATATCTTTACCTTCTTCATAGTTGATGGGTACTCCCCATTTCCTCCACACTTCAGCGGCAAAATCTTGACCCATGTCGAAGTTCAGATCCGCGAGAGCCATCGCGATGGCTATGGTGGACGCCGTGACCGGAGTGGGCACGGCGTGAGGCCTCCGCGGCCGGGTGGCCGGCGGAGGGGCTCTGAATTACCAGCTCGCCGCCAGCGCCCAAACAGGAGGGGCTCTGAATTTTCAGCTCGCCTCGGGGATGGGAGAAGCATCGATACCTCAACAATAGTTACAAGCATCCACTGAGTAGATAAAGTTTGTAACTACCTTAGACTTAGATGACACTACTGATCAAAGAAGCTCTTAGCCTGCTAATCGATATTGTGAATATAGATACAATTCTAGCTAAACAGAATTAACTCATGATGATATTAATCTGTCTAGGACAATCAGGATTCAGACTTCAGAGCGCAACATGAACAACGTTACAGGACtttggactaggaaagggaaTCACCTCATCCATCCCAAATTTCGGGCAGAATAAACGTGTGAAGAAGTCATAACCAGATCCAGCAGGTGCCGGTCCTGTAACCATGATACCACCACATGACAACTTTTTAATTTCATCGATGTTAGGAAGGATGTCGGCAACCTCTTGTGCTGAAGAAAGCTCCACCTGAAAGCCATGCAAGCTGTTTATTGGGCAATCGATTTTTCGGAGGAGAAACTAAGAGAATACGTAGCTGACTTAGGAGAATGATCATAGCAGCACCAACACGCTCCGTCTTAAAATGGGGAGGCTTATTTTGGAATGTAATGATGCAGGTAAAAAAAAAGGGGGAGAGACAGTACAATGAGATCACCGTCGGCCGCCGATTTGTGAACACTGACCACTGGTGCGCCGTTTAGGGTCTCCGGAATCGACGGCATCTCGTTGCAGCCCAGGAAATCAATCATGGGGAAATTCAGCTCAATAAACAGCTTCCCGTGGGCCTCGCCTGCGCCCCCTGGCGGGGGAACTTTTTTCGCAGTCAGGATACCGGACTTGGTCATGAACTCGATCATGCCATGCTCCGGGAGAACGGCCGTGAAGAGGAAGTGGGCGGAGGCCAACGTCGCGTGCCCACACAGGTCGACCTGAAAGCGACGACGCGTGCTCGGGGTCAATGCAGGCCAGTCGACGGGTTCTTCAGATCGGTCGATGATGGCAGTAGAAAGGGGATCCGAAGATTTTGGGAGGAGGTGGACGGAGGGTTATGTGGTTACCTCGGTGACGGGAGTGAACCATCGGAGGTGGAAGAGCGGCGCGGCGCTGGCGCGCCGGGAGAAGTCGCGGACGAGGAAGGCGGTCTCCGAGAGGTTGAACTCGGTGGCAACCGACTGCATCCACCGCTCGTCCGCGGCGTTGTCGTCCTCGAGGAGGCACACCGCGGCGGGGTTGCCCTTGAACGGCTCGGTCGCGAAGGCGTCCACCTGCGACGAGGCCACGACGGCCGGGCCAACGTCACTTTCCGAGAGGTGCGACCGTGCGAGTGAACAGGAGAGGGGAGGATAGTAGCACTGACCACGGCGTATCGGATGGCTTTCTTGCCCATTTCCATGGacgcggcgtcggcgtcggcggccGCTGCTCCAAAGTTGCGTGAGTATGAGTTGTAACAAGCTGCTGATGATTACTGAGTAGTACTAGTAATCAGCGATGGCGAGTTGACGAGATGGAGACGATGGGCTTTCCTTCCTTGTGAACGAGTGAACGACACCCGACAGGGTAGCCCCCCAAAAAAAACTTCTCGTCACCGATACCGTCCTGGCTTAATTTCCTAGCAGCTACCACAAGGTATCCTCGCATTCCACCCCATAAGTCATGCACATATTAGATTTATCAATATGTCACTTTTCTTTTCTCTCGAATGTACTCATAGGAATAGGATGTGCGTGTGTACGTTcgtaggggtgagtgtatgcgcgtatgtatgagcgcttgcgtttgtactgtgttaaaaaaagaGTTCGTCGCAAGACGCCATGCAAAGACGTGTACATTGGGAGGGGCGGGGCGCCCCCACAATGCTTCCCACACAGAACGTGTGTCGTCCGATGCCCTACTTATGTAGTGTGCTCATCCAAGGTGAAGCGGTAGGCAGAGCGCACGATGGCCTTGAGGTCCAGCGCCCAAGCTAACATGTCATCAAGGCGTCTTGGCAATTTTTGTATGCTTCCGAAAGGAGACCCACTCCCGCATCACCCGCATCTGGCGATCGGGAAACCTCGACAGCCGACGGGAGCACCTCTCTACCACCACCGTTGTTTCGCCGCTACCGGAGGGCCGGCCGGGGAACTCGTGCCACGCCTAGGGATGGCGGCGGTGAGGTAGTTTTTCATTTCCCTGGCGCTGGAAGCCCCTTCCCCTCCGCTCTAGATCCGATCTGGCGCACGGCGAACTTCTCCTTCTTCAACAGTTGCCTTCTCCCCTGCCGGTCCGTGCGTGGCGGCGCGGTCACGCCTTGGGTGCTCCTCCCCGCCAACCCTTGCCTCCCTCGTCGGCGCAACCCTTCTTCGCGCTGCTGTTCGTGGGGGGCGTGCGTACGGTGGAGGTGGCCGGGCTGGCCGAGGCATGGTCTGCCCCATGCAGGCCGCTGTCCGACTCCGACGCCGTCTCCTGTGAGCTGCGGTGCCGACCTCTGCGGGTGTGAGGTCGCGGTTGTCTTTGTTGGCATCGGTTGAAGCTTGGCGGTGGATCCTTGCCGGCTCTGCTCCGGTCCCGGCGGCCACGGACCTGCGTGCTCCGGTGTCCATGGCATGCCGACATCCTGTGTCGACGTGGTATCGGCCCCGGTGCTCGGGTTGCTGCGTCTCTTCCAGCTTCTTCGGCTCATCGGTGTTTTGGCGACTCCACACCCGACAGCTTGGAACTACGCTCCCCTTCCGGTTCCTGGCTTGCCTACGGTGACAGTCGTCACCCCTACTCATCTGCGCCGGCTCTCTACCCTGCTGCTTCCCCGACCCCTTCCTCCTATACGCCACGTCGGCTCCAAAGCTCGTGATTTTTCGGCGACAGATGCAGCCCCACCTCCCCCCATTCCGTGCTGGCGATCCACCGGTGGGCGGACTTCCTCATTTTCGGATTCTCATCAGGTGGCTATGGGATTGCACGGACAGAGGCCTGGCGAAATCCATGCTCGGCTTGCCGATGCTGGCAGCGGCGACATTCGGGGGTATCGTTTCCCTTATTGAATGCGCTGCcatggcctctctctctctctctctgtgccCCTCTTCGAGCTTCGGGGGAAACCCTGGGTCAGATTATTTGGACCAGATGGCGACGGCGTCACAACGTTgtttcccttcttgaaggcgctaTCTTGCTCGCTCGCGGTGTCCCCCGGTGTTGGCTCTGAAGATgttcatgaaggaaatatgccctagaggcaataataaagttattatttattttcttatttcatgataaatgtttattattcatgctagaattgtattaacgggaaacttagtacatgtgtgaatacatagacaaaacataagtgtccctactatgcatctacttgactagctcgtttatcaaagatggttgtgtttcctaaccatagacatgttggaaatatgccctagaggcaataataaataggttattattatattttcttgctcatgataatcgtttattatccatgctagaattgtattgataggaaactcagatacatgtgtggatacatagacaacaccatgtccctagtaagcctctagttgactagctcgttgatcaacagatggttacggtttcctgaccatggacattggatgtcgttgataacgggatcacatcattaggagaatgatgtgatggacaagacccaatcctaagcctagcacaagatcgtgtagttcgtttgctcagagcttttctaatgtcaagtatcatttccttagaccatgagattgtgcaactcccggataccgtaggaatgctttgggtgtaccaaacatcacaacgtaactgggtggctataaaggtgcactacaggtatctccgaaagtgtctgttgggttggcacgaatcgagactgggatttgtcactccgtgtaaacggagaggtatctctgggcccactcggtaggacatcatcataatgtgcacaatgtgaccaaggatttgatcacgggatgatgtgttacggaacgagtaaagagacttgccggtaacgagattgaacaaggtatcgggataccgacgatcgaatctcgggcaagtaacataccgatagacaaagggaattgtatatgggattgattgaatcctcgacatcgtggtccatccgatgagatcatcgaggagcatgtgggagccaacatgggtatccagatcccgctgttggttattgaccggagtgtcgtcttggtcatgtctgcgtgtctcccgaacccgtagggtctacacacttaaggttcggtgacgctagggttatagagatattagtatgcggtaacctgaaagttgttcggagtcccggatgagatcccggacgtcacgaggagttccggaatggtccggaggtaaagatttatatatgggaagtcttattttggtcgccggaaaagtttcgcactttatcggtattgtaccgggagtgccgaaaggggtccgggggtccaccagccccgggggggccacatgggctgtggggggtgcgccttggcctatatgggccaagggaaccagccccaagaggcccatgtgccaagagataagataaacggagagtcctaaagggggaaggcacctccgaggtgccttggggaggaaggactcctccctggccgcacccttccttggaggaagggccaaggctgcgccccccccctctcccttggccctatatatagtgggggggagggagggcagcagcaatccaagccctggcgcctcccgtgacacctcttcctccccgcttgctcttggcgaagccctgccgggatcccgctacttccaccaccacgccgtcgtgctgctggatctccatcaacctctcctccccccttgctggatcaagaaggaggagacgccgctgctccgtacgtgtgttgaacgcggaggtgccgtccgttcggcgctaggatcatcggtgatttggatcacgacgagtacgactccatcaaccccgttctcttgaatgcttccgctcgcgatctacaagggtatgtagatgcactccccttcccctcgttgctagagtactccatagattgatcttggttatgcgtagaaaattttgaatttctgctacgtttcCCCAAcaagacatgtgttgtcatttgatgaacggggtcacatcattaggagaataatgtgatggacaagacccatccattagctttaGCATTAtaatcgttaagttttattgctatttctttcttcatgacttatacatgttcctctgactatgagattatgcaactcccgaataccggaggaacacattgtgtgatatcaaatgtcacaacgtaactgtgtgattataaagatgctctacaggtgcctccgatggtgtttgttgagttggcatagatcgagattaggatttgtcactccgattgtcagagaggtatctctaggccctctcggtaatgcacatcactataagccttgcaagcaatgtgactaatgagttagttacgggatgatgcattacggaacgagtaaagagacttgccggtaacgagattcaactaggtatgatgataccgacgatcaaatctcggacaagtaacatacggatgacaaagggaacaacatatcgttatgcggtttgatcgataaagatcttcgtagaatatgtaggagccaatatgagcatccaggttccgctattggttattgaccggagatgtgtctcggtcatgtctacatagttctcaaacccgtagggtccgcacgcttaacgttcgatgacgatttgtattatgagttatgtgatttgatgtaccgaaggttgttcggagtcccggatgagatcacggacatgacgaggagtctcgaaatgatcgagacgtaaagatcgatatattggaaggctatattcggacatcagaaaggttccgagtgattcgggtattttttggagtaccggagagttacgagaattcgccgagggaagtagtgggccttaatgggccatacgggaaaggagagaagggcctcgaGGGATGGCCGCGttcccccccatgggctggtctgaattggactaggagggggcggcgcccccctccttccttctcccctcctcctccttccctccttctcctactaggaataggaaagaggaggggaatcctacttggactggggagtcctagtaggattccccacacctggcgcgcccccctagggccggccacctcttccctccccttcTTTATATACGTGGtcaaggggcaccccatagacacacaagttgattgtgtagtcgtgtgcggtgccccccttcacatatttccacctcggtcatatcgttgtagtgcttaggcgaagctctgcgtcggtaacttcatcatcaccgtcatcacgccgtcgtgctgacgaaactctccctcggcctcagctggatcaagagtacgagggacgtcaccgagctgaatgtgtgcagatcgcggaggtgccgtgcgttcggtacttgatcagttggatcacgaagacgttcgactacatcaactgcgttacttaacgcttccgttttcggtctacaagggtacgtggacacactctcccgctcgttgctatgcaacacatagatagatcttgcgtgatcgtaggtaaattttttgaaatactgtgttccccaacagttcGATGTTGTGCTCATTTAGTCTGCTTAGTTTTAGGGTTGGTGGGTTTTGTTGTGTCTTTTCTGAGTTCGGCCTGggcatccctctctctctttaCTCTAGGTTCCATGATCATGCTTTCTTGCGTTCATGCTATGTGTTGTATCCTCTATTGTACTCATTTTCTCTTCTTCTATCAACGAAAAGATACGCAAACTTTGCGTATTcgtgaaaaaaagaaaaaaaaactgttTGATTTGCATGATGGCTACCACATCCATAGGAAGGAAGTGGCGGCACAGGAGTTCGCCATTCCATCGATTGGCGTCGTCCAAGAGTTCCGCTACTCGCTGTAGCTGACATGTTCCCCGCTGGAAGACTGACATGTACGAGACAGCTATAAATCCCTACAGATCTGAATTTTGTTGTTGTTGCCAACACTCTAGATCAACCCCTTCTTGCGTGATTCAAGTCCACTATGAATAGCATGCCATGTTGAGGATGCATTACCAGAAAACACAGTGTCCTCGAGAGCCCGGTTAGGTACTTTGCTTTCAGTACATGGGCGCACAGTGAGTCGGGTTAGGTAAGAAGCCTCCATGCTTGGCTCACAAGTAGTGATTGGTCGAAGAGATGAAAGTCCTAGGAACCTAGACCACCCCAGCATTTTGGCTGAATAATTTTTGCCCACGCCATCCAGTGCACCTTTCACTTACCCTTCTTTGAATCCCATCAGAAATTCCAAACGAGTCTTGTTAAATCATCACACTGATATCAGTTGTTTGAACACACTCATAATATATGTCGTGGTCGCTTATGCAACTGATTGAATCAAGGTCTCTTTACTGGCCTGAGAGATGCTATCCCCCATATCAAGCTATGTTGGTGTAGTCCTTTCTTGCAAATTTTAAATTTTATCTTTATGCATCTTGCCCTCTGGAGTGGGGAGACCAAGATACTTTGATTCAAATTCAGTACTCACATTGTCCAGAACAAGTCTGGCCTCTTGCTGCATAGCCACGGGGCACTTCTCACCAAATTGTATTGAACATTTACGAGGATTAATATACTAACCAGTCGTCTAAGCATGGCTAGCAATAAGTCCCTATTTGCTTGATGTGGGTTCGCCTTCAAGAACAACATAGTGTCATTAGCAAAGAGAATATGGGAAATACGCAAAGCTCTTCGACAGATTTTTAGTGGATCAAAAGCACATGTTTCTGCACCCCATCTAAGTAGCACAGACAAGCCATCAACCACCAATAAGAATAGGAACAAGGATGGGGGGTCACTTTGTCTATAAGCCCACACACCGGTGCAAACGGATCCAAGATGACTCCATTGAATTTCATGGAGTATCTCAGAAAGATCACATATGTCATTATCTGCAGTACGATTCGGTGAGCGAAGCCAAACTTTTCTACCACCTGCCTTTAAAAAAATCCCAATCCGCACGGTCAAATGCTTTAGACAAATCAAGTTTGTAAGCACAAAAGCTATATTCCCCGAGTCTCGAAGAATCTTTAGCGATAAAATGGATCGAAGGCTTTATTGCAATTATGAGTATAAGATAGTCTGGATTTGCATGAACACATCAATTTCAGGTTATTATAAAACTTGAATTGTAATTATGACTATGATATTTTTTTAATACTTTGAGAATGATTGTTTGTGTGTGAGCTAGATTGAATATTTTCATCCCTTAATTGTTGGGTTAAATATAGGAGTCACATAGTCATTTCTATATTTATAAGGTGTTGCATTTCACGTGTGTAATTACTAGAGTCTAT
The Aegilops tauschii subsp. strangulata cultivar AL8/78 chromosome 3, Aet v6.0, whole genome shotgun sequence genome window above contains:
- the LOC109739225 gene encoding uncharacterized protein isoform X3, encoding MALADLNFDMGQDFAAEVWRKWGVPINYEEGKDMEEFILVAEFTRSRIRLTVESVATILLSCFGGRASLFKVQLLQNWSFRFSVSSKEVGFSIIKGGNISLPLLNINFLLWGSGGPNSSWELDQYLQEKEDAWTHVFRDHPRKSYLQALRTPTSYIQHAPTPIRSPARSHQQHTVHPSDRDRRPEPFKDSYERAGNPPIQTAFNGLYCVRCLMHGHLRPSCTNRIKCRNCKRWGHIARDCFSAKQPSSSPILQPTRHPTLPSQPTSNATPNLMIPRQITTVAANETNQLVRGSVITPAYQENRGDASISAGADIRHYNPATPSIAQRLRAATIQDSAHSPPLRLAIHSSSPSSAQSMAAFPFDPSPFIPTGHHRVDVAGRPARIRILTGAVPAAHEEWAIATIVPMPNLPVQFATVREVLSEFLTDVKHLRFSEISPCPFGQAYIKFDSVFDRDELVNSSPHPFTDVHVIFEKHNQGLNWRKLNLSREVWILLCGFPLDRRSIHEISNAISKFGKFVMWDRNRSTRANLMVKIKVEELRDIPSSIAIGEGDDTATLSVPVVILQDTSLGREAPDEDPIPAFGNPHPVPAQAHFHQNQHNHFLGPLQFHEQDAVQAPVQNPILDLQLGIQVDEEEDMAELPGWGHWAMPAEQELADQELHDGEFLHLHDLMEPMEEKYVHPEVEQLPANSNVTVSDVPPNISAETANSVVGPLAPLDPLLPDLNADIGQTGPEEPVGPIMAQDLPTVAVLEEMNLAVQPLEDLHLSAILNNHSVALISHMVDPMHFESSMPPKPNLINEVVNSDELVKPLVEAFTVEAAQLEATLPVLQNQVAPIISREDINPTMQSHPPVTNQHNDYSAHMMLTQSDPMNYAEGQGESSSSDVSAPPGFPIPMFKSDHLIISETGLPSPTVHEIAIGTAEKYLGKEGAQIWSKHFAPTATSKDIIQDQENTPSVLCGSQDIMSSSTSAIHHNRKRKDKGPLVETEVNAQETTEEKLTTKIKKPKVAAKAKEGTSKSKEGGNMSKEGTISAKSGQ
- the LOC109739225 gene encoding uncharacterized protein isoform X4 gives rise to the protein MALADLNFDMGQDFAAEVWRKWGVPINYEEGKDMEEFILVAEFTRSRIRLTVESVATILLSCFGGRASLFKVQLLQNWSFRFSVSSKEVGFSIIKGGNISLPLLNINFLLWGSGGPNSSWELDQYLQEKEDAWTHVFRDHPRKSYLQALRTPTSYIQHAPTPIRSPARSHQQHTVHPSDRDRRPEPFKDSYERAGNPPIQTAFNGLYCVRCLMHGHLRPSCTNRIKCRNCKRWGHIARDCFSAKQPSSSPILQPTRHPTLPSQPTSNATPNLMIPRQITTVAANETNQLVRGSVITPAYQENRGDASISAGADIRHYNPATPSIAQRLRAATIQDSAHSPPLRLAIHSSSPSSAQSMAAFPFDPSPFIPTGHHRVDVAGRPARIRILTGAVPAAHEEWAIATIVPMPNLPVQFATVREVLSEFLTDVKHLRFSEISPCPFGQAYIKFDSVFDRDELVNSSPHPFTDVHVIFEKHNQGLNWRKLNLSREVWILLCGFPLDRRSIHEISNAISKFGKFVMWDRNRSTRANLMVKIKVEELRDIPSSIAIGEGDDTATLSVPVVILQDTSLGREAPDEDPIPAFGNPHPVPAQAHFHQNQHNHFLGPLQFHEQDAVQAPVQNPILDLQLGIQVDEEEDMAELPGWGHWAMPAEQELADQELHDGEFLHLHDLMEPMEEKYVHPEVEQLPANSNVTVSDVPPNISAETANSVVGPLAPLDPLLPDLNADIGQTGPEEPVGPIMAQDLPTVAVLEEMNLAVQPLEDLHLSAILNNHSVALISHMVDPMHFESSMPPKPNLINEVVNSDELVKPLVEAFTVEAAQLEATLPVLQNQVAPIISREDINPTMQSHPPVTNQHNDYSAHMMLTQSDPMNYAEGQETGLPSPTVHEIAIGTAEKYLGKEGAQIWSKHFAPTATSKDIIQDQENTPSVLCGSQDIMSSSTSAIHHNRKRKDKGPLVETEVNAQETTEEKLTTKIKKPKVAAKAKEGTSKSKEGGNMSKEGTISAKSGQ